The Meriones unguiculatus strain TT.TT164.6M chromosome 14, Bangor_MerUng_6.1, whole genome shotgun sequence sequence GTGTGACTCAGCTCCCAGTGGGATTTGTCCCGTCTACCTCAGGCTCCCAGCAGCCCTCTCCTCCAGGTGCGGAAGCCACCACCAGCTGTCCCTGGAGTGAACGTGCCCTTCCATGCGCCTAGTTTTGGGGAAGAGTTTTAATGGCTGCTACTCACTTTCTTGCGAGTGGTTGGGCCATCCTTCACGATGCCCACTTTAACCATTTCTCAGGGCTGGTTTTCACCCCAGCGTGtgtgtttttaaaggaagaaatgacCCCCACAGGCCAGGTTTTCGAGTGATGGCGCTGTGGATGTTGGCGTGACCCCTTGGCCTGCCTTTTGTGCCCCTCCGCTCTTCCCAGCTGAGGTCATGCCTGGGTGTCCCTTCACCTCCATACCTTGGGAGTGCTGCACATGTCCTCAGCCTGCTGGGCCACTGGGGAAATGAGACTTGGGGCCACGCTAATACATCCTGGGGGACCAGGGGATACAGAGGCTGCATGGGCGTGTGCCCCCCCCCATCACCAAGAACTTACTCGGGTtcctggtttcttgtttttctccttACTGCTATCATTAGTCTGTAATAAAAATAAGGATTTATCTTGCAGTGTCTGTTCTTTGGTGTTTATGGCCTACATCCTGTGGTCTTGGGATGTGATCTTGGAATGTGCTAGTTAGCATTTTAGAAAGTATAGTGAGTCGTGTGTTTACATATTTGAAATGGCTTCAGATCAGAAGGGAAACTTTCAAGAGTAGTGCTGGCCAGgcgtggtggttcatgcctgtaaccccactAAGAGTCGGAGGTAAAGCATGGGGGGATCACAAggttaaggctagcctgggctatgggaTGAGACCTGAGATGGGGTTGCAGTGAATGAAACAGGTAACAAAGACTTCCAGGACTGGGGCAGGAGAATTAAGATGGACCTGCTTGAAACAACCCACAGTTCAGAGGCCCAGGCAGCaaagtgcttgccaggcaggCATGAAGGTGAATTCAGCTGCAAGCGTGCTCACTGGCTAGGAGTTCTTGCAGAAGAATAGAAGTGGCTTTCTAGAACCATGCTGATTAGCTCATGACCACGTGTGACTCTgcctccaaggaatctgatgcccggTGGCctgtgcttgtgatcccagcaatGGGGAGGTGGTGACAGGAGGCTCCTGGGGTTTGCTGTCCAAGCACTCCAGCTAGACAAGaaagttccaggtcagtgagaggcctgtgtcaaaaataaaaggtgaagccagttaagagcactagcccTTCTTCAGAGGGTGAGGTCCAGTTCCCGCACCCAGtggtgctcacaaccatctaactcCAGCTGCCGAGCATCAGAttctcttttctggcctccacggtGCCAGGCACAGACACTCACAGACAGAACATGttaaacaaggtggaaggtggcCGAAGATACTACTGGCCTTCacagatgtgtgcacacaaacaGTGGAGCCGAGACTGCCCCTCACTGACAGCACGCGTTCATGTGCAAAGCTGTGGATTTGATGCCCAGCACTGAAGAATATGTCCCAAGCTGGGTGGTGGTACCAGCGGGGCATGCCTCcaaccccagccctcaggaggcagaggaaggctcaTCTATGAAttcgaggcaagcctggtctacaaagtgatttccaggacagccagggctacacagagaaaccctgtctccaaaataacacacacacacacacacacacacacacacacacctctcattCAATAGTGAACCCAAGAACACCAGAGCCAAGAAGACATGGTCAAAGACAACAGAATTAACAACATAGTATCCAACTCTCTTCAGCTGTGTGGGGAGGACTGACAGGTCTGCCTCCAAGGAAAGTTATCTGACTCGTGGAATACAGGCTGTGCATTCTCAAAGCTAATGTGGTTTGGATGGGTTGTTTCCCCCAGAATGCTGGGATGTGGGTGTGGCTTGGTTCCAGCAACTGGTGTTTTTCGGGTCCTGGCGTGCCAACCTCATGGGTTAACCCACAGATTTGCAGCTGAGTGGCATGTTGGGATGTCGGAGctggttggaggaagtgggtcagcTGTGTTACGGCCCCTTTCTGCTGCCTGACTGTCAAGGACTAAGCAGCTTTGCTCTGTCGTGCTCCCCGCCACGTTCCTTCTTGCTGCAGACTCACAGGGGAGGGCCGTGCAGTCATGGAGTGAGTAGGCCTCTACATCCTACTTCCAACTTGTCTTTGTCAACTATCTCGTAACTGATGGAAAATTTGTTTTGAGGCCGTTTTGCAGTGTAGCacaggctgacttggaactcaagatccaactgcctctgcttaAGGTGTGTAATGCTTTTCCCTGTGTAATCTAtggatttatttttgagatagggtctcaagtTGCCCccactggcctcaaaatcactgtaTCCCGCGATGAATTTATTACGATGGCTTATGGGCTGTGGTCTAGCTAATCCAGCGATGGCTGTCTACGGAGGGTCCAGGAATCCATAAGTTGTCCAGTCCATGCAGCTGGACGTCTCATCTCGTCTTCGGTAAACGTCAGAGCCCCAGAGAAGTCGGCTTTAATGCCGGGAAGGGATAGACTTGCTAGCTGAAGTGAGAGCAAGCAGGTGAAGAGCAAGAGCTTCCTTCTTTCCATGTCCTTCCGtacaggctgccagcagaaggcagGCCCAGTTTAAAGGTTGGCCTTCACACCTCAAGTGATCCAGATGAAACCAGTCAGcagtggtgcacacatttaatcccagcactcagaaggcagaggcaggcaggtcttcctccaggccaacctggtctacaaactgagtccaggatagccagggctgcatggagaaaccctgtcttgaaaaaccaaagaaaaagaaaagttcctcacaggtgtacccagtGCTTAAGTTCCAGTTAATTCCAGACGTAGTCAGGTTGACAAGAATAGTGATCacggggctggagcgatggctcagaggttaagagcaccggctgcttttccaaaggtgctgagttcaactcccagtcaaccacatggtggctcacaaccacctataatgagatctgatgcaggcagaacactgtatatgtaataaataaataaatctttttaaaaaaagaatggtgaTCACACAGGAAAAAGGCGAGGGAAGCCAGTGTAGAGACTAACAGATCTGTGTTGGAGTGTGTGAGCCACTCTTTAGATGTTGTTCCTGGGGGAGATGAGGTTTAGATATCATACAGCTGTCTGTAAGTCCTGAAGTCAAAACTACATATAGGCTGGGGTGTGGCTTCATGGTTGAGGGCGTCCAGCATgggcaaggctctgggttcaatccccaacactgcAGAACGAGACAGAAGGCACCGTGTTCTCCACTCTGGCCACGTGCGTTTCTTCTCCGGCTCTTCCCTGTTCCGCATTCATCCAGAGACAAGAACACTGTTTTACTCAAGGTCCTCCCGCCAACGTAGGAGAGTGACTGTTGACAAGCTGTTCACTTCCACAGACCTTGACCAGACCTTGTCACATGTAATGCTCTTGGCTGGAGAGAGAGCCAGACAGCTCAccgctcttgcaaaggaccaggctCTGTTGGCAGTGCTCTCCCTGGCCCGCCAGCTGCAGTTTTAGGGgctcccatgccctcttctgacttccgcTGGGACCACTACATAGGAGATTCACATAGACACAtgtagacacatacacagaaacccGTGCTGGTACACGCACAGACACCTGCAGGCACGCACATCGTTAAAAAATgtgcggggctggagagatggctcagcagttgagggcactgactgcccttccagaggccCTGGTTTCCATCCCTGCactcacagggtggctcacaaccacctataacccCAGGTCCAGGAGGTTGAATGCTGCCTTCTGagctccacaggcaccaggtacacacatggtgcCCAATACATACGTACAAGCACCGGTGCTTATAAATCTttcaaagccaggcagtggtggcgcacacctttaatctcgcctctttggaggcagaggcagacggatctctgagtttgaggccagcctgctctaccaagcgagttccaggacagccaggctacacagaaaaaccctgtttcaaggaaaaaaatctaaataaaaaaaaaagttgtgagtTGGGGatgacctaggtttggttcccagcaccacccaGACAAAGCAAATCGCTAGTTAAGGGGTCAGGGGAGACCTGCTTACTACACTCAGCTGTCAGGTTAGCTGTGTGGTAGAGTAGAGTATCTCATCTGGAGGGGAGCTCAGCAATGGGACACTTGCCTAGAACCTGCCACGGAGGGGCTGGAAACGTGGCTCAGCAGGAGTGTTTGCTCACAGTGCAATGCGCTGGATCCCGTCATTCCTCCCTTCCCCAAGAAAGTGTGTATTTGATGTTTGATGGTGtggtgtttctttgtttgttttccacacagggtttctctgtgtagccctggctgtcctggacttgctttgtagaccagactgtactcgaactcaaagagatctacctgcctctgtctccccaagtgctgggatcacaggcatttgCCACAATCCCACCCTTGGCAAGGAGTGGTGTTTCTTTATGGTTAAATTCAATCTGGTTTTGAGTCTTTAAAACATAGAGTTCATTcctatcacttgggaggcagaagcagttgaatctctgccagcctggtctatagagcaagttccagggctacacagagaaacccatcttgaaaaaaaaaaagtttgttttttaaaattacctacgtgtttgtttttgttttgttttgacagggttccactgtatagctctggctggtttggaactcacttcatagaccaggctggctttgaactcacaaggatctgcctgcctctgcctcctgcgttgctgggattaaaggcgtgcactaccgGGCCTACAGGggttatttttatgttctgtgcATGGGTATTCTCCCTGTGTGTCCTGAGTCCATGTACATACCCGCGGAGCTCAGCCCAGGGTGTCGTTCCCCTGGAACTCGGCATGGTTCCCCTTGGCGTTCctggctctttctcttctttgagtATTCCATTCCAACATTACCACCTCTTGAGTCTTCAAGACCAGACTGTGCATCCATTCATTCCAGAAAGCCTTGcggagcacctactgtgtgccaggcagtACTCTAGGCACTGGAGATGCAGCATGGAGTTCGTGGGGGAAAAGCATGACAACAGAAAGCCCCACCTCAGGGACCCCCATGCCTGTGAGAAGGCAGTGACTGTGCAGGAGCAGGCATTGGtatgtgtttgtaatcccagcactcagaggtaaacagaatgtcaagttctaggccagcctgggctacatagaccactggcttttttttttttttttttttttttttttttttttgagacagggcctctacacagccctggctgttctggaactcactatgtagaccaagctgggccttaaactcagagatctccctgcctctcgCCTCTCAAGCCCTGAGATTGAAGGTGTGCGTCACACCTGGTGACTCACTGTCTTTAAAACGTGTTTAGGAGAGAATAAGTGCAGAGAATTGGCATGTGGTGGTGATTTCCAAGGAGATAAGGGCGTaagtatcttaaaaaaaaaaaaaaaagacttatttctGTGTAAGAGGCCAGAGCtgtcagaagccagaagaaggctgGGCTAGGTACTGCATGGAATTCCagggctcagggaggcagaggcgggtggatctctgtgagtctgaggccagcctggtctacagagcgagtccaggagaTTGGCCAAGTTCCTCAGCTCTGAGTAACAGGTGCTGGGAACCTCACTCAGGTCCTCTAAGGGCACCAAGTGTTCTTAATGGCTGAACCAGTGTCCATGCCCCTGGCGTCAATATCTCCAAAACCAAAAAGAGGTTtggaagcctggcatggtggggCACATCTGTCATctcaggaagatcaggagttcaagcccATCCTTGCTACATacagaattcaaagccagcctgggctgcatgaggccttctctcaaaaaacagaaactgaTTGAAATGGCAGAATGCTAAGTTAcagtatataaatgcaggtttgttggaagcagctcttggctgcCCTGTGGGGGAGGAGCCACAATGTCTGGAGTGTACAGTGAGGGGCTCTGGGAGAGCGGAAGGCCCACCCCTGGGCTAGGGAATTCAAGGCAGAGGGCAGCCACACCCCAAGGCAGGTAAGAACTCAGAGATGtctgaaaccaaaacaaaacaaaaactgttttgGAGGGAGGTAATCTAAGGAAGGGGAGGCAGCTGGTGCAGAGGCCCTGGGGTAGGAGGGTAAACTTGCACATGCGCCCTGGAGCAAGTCAAAGCTGAGCTCTGGCTGGAAGCCTTAGTGCCTCTTTGATGGCAGGGTTTGGGGAGCGCCCCGAAACAGGCCTAGCTCATACCTCCAAGCCTCCACTCTTCAGCATTCTTCTGTCTCCTTTGACCTAGAGCCTAGACGTGTCCCGGGCCCCACACCTAGGCACAGTGCCCCCAGGATGGGGCTGGAAGAGGTGCTGGCTACACGGGCTGAAGGCAGAATGTGAGTGTGCTGCTGAAACCTGCAAAAACTGTGGTGGGTGAGCAAGGTCAGGTGAGTCCAGAGCcagctcccctccctctctcccttcctagtttgatttttttttttttttaagacagggtatcGTGTAATTCAAGCTAGTTTTGAGCTCTCTCTGTAATTCCTGGGATTACCAGCCTGTGCCTTTTCTCTTTGCGGTTCATCCATTTGCTAGTACAGTAACCACGATTCAGAATGCCATTTCTCACTGTCCAGGGCTGTTGGCAACCCTTCCTTTAATGTTCCATAGACCCTTGAATTAGTGCCATTTCACAGAGCGTTGTCGTTGACTGGTGCTGGGCATGGAACCCCAGAGCCTTAGCATGTCGGCAAGCATTCTAAGACTGCGTCACATCCCGAGGCCACGGGTAGACTCCAGGCCAGGGCTCTGTACCCTCAGCCCTTGAGGATTTATTAACATGCCTTTTTGCAAATGTCGTAAGCACAGGGGATGCTAGGATAAAAACAACTGTCCATCCTCACTCTGGGTGGACAGATATACACTGATAGTTCCTGAAGGTCACAGAGACCCAACCAAACACTGACCATAGTGGCCTTCTGGCATTTGCAGAAGACGGTCACTGTCCTGGGAGATCCTGAAGGCCTGCctgggtttatttaattttagttaatttattagtttttggttttccgagacagggtttctctgagtagcctcagctgtcctgggatccacactgtagaccaggctggcctcaaactcagagatccacctgcctgacATCCCaggtgccgggattaaaggcgtgagtcaccaccacctggcctggGTCTATGTAACCAACATCTGCCAGCTCTTCTCCTGCGCTGGGTCTCCGTGAGGAACTGAGATTTACCTGCGATACGGACAAAGCCCTCGGCAGCCTCTCTGACAACCCACCAGAGAGAATGAGGAAAAAGTCCACATGGGGCCCCAAGCTGGCTCATCCTGTAAAGGCGTTTGCCCTCAGGCctgacagctgagttgaatcccAGAACGCACgtggtgtttaaaaaaaaagaaaagaaaagagaattctctgaGTTGTCCTGGCCTGTAAAATGAAAGAGTGTGAGTTGCCTGAGACAAAGCCTGGGCGGGCTTTGGGAGGGGCCCCGCaggcaggtacacacacacactcactcactcaaagCACAcgcacatgtatatataataaaataaataccaaagagTAAAATAAGATAAGCAGAGCATTTAAATGACCAGCCACAACACGCCATTGTGCCAAACCAGGCCATCCCTGACTTGAAGGCTTAAGCCAAAGGTCCCATTTTACAGACCAGGAAACTCAAGTCTGTGCCAAACAGAGCGAGTGTCCCAGACTTCTCTCCAGCTCACAGTCAGCCTCACTCTGCCCGCTCCTTCTCTCAGGCAAAGCTTGGGTTTCTGTCTGTACCACCTGGGCGGGCTGCTTGCCTTATGCTTGACAAGCATGGTGACTGTGGAGGCCCTGTGCAAAGTCCCCCCCCCAGTCACTCTCTCTTGGCCGCTTACTTCCTGCAGCCGTCCCTGTCCCTGTCAGAGGCTGAGGCTGCGCTGTGGGACGCTTCATGGAACCACTGAGCTCCAAGCCCGGCCCAGCGCACCACAGGTGGCCTTGGCTGAGGGTGATGGGATCTTGGTGCCCTCGGGGGAGTCTACAGGCCTAGTAACTGCCTTCACCatatgagaaaaagagaaaattataggGACAACAACACTTATTTTTCTGAGTGGGTGAAAATGAGGTGTCTGCCTCTAGGGTGTTGGTGCATTCTTCTGGACTCTCAATCTGGCCTCAGGGTGCTTTTCCTTAGACTCTTCCAGGAAGGGACTGGGTGTGGCTCAgcggtggagcccctgcctagaacccagtgaggggctgggtgtggctcagtggtagagtccctgcctagaaccccccagtgaggggctgggtgtggctcagtggtagagcccctgcctagaatcccccagtgaggagctgggctgtggctcagtggtagagcccctgcctagactcccccagtgaggggctggggtgtggctcagtggtagagcccctgcctagactcccccagtgaggggctggggtgtggctcagtggtagagcccctgcctagaatcccccagtgaggggctggggtgtggcctTAGTGGAGTAAGCTGGAAGCCCGGGTTCTATGCCTGCAACCCTCTCCAGTTCCTGTAATCTTTTCTCCCAACTGCATCCACCTGTGGAGAAGCTGAGACGGGTAAGCGTCCACATTCGTTCCACTTTACCCTTCCCTTGCATTCTGGTCGCCTTCAGCCTCATCCTTAGAGAGGAATGTGTGACTGCCTTTCCTTGGTATCCCCTAGTCACGACCTTGTAAGGTCTGCCCCAGCCATCCCCAACTCCAGGGATCTAGGTCAGTCTGTCTTCTTAGCTCAGACCTCTAGCTCCCTTCCCTGCTTCGCTTTCTCCATGTTCTCCACGCAGCCGCCCGGAAGTGGAGGGCCCTGGACCCACGCATGAAGCACCAGGGCAATAGCCTGGCCGCCGCTTGCTTGCTCTGCAGCTGGCAGCCCACGCTCCCCCTGAGCTTCGaccagactttaaaaaaaaaaaaaaaagagtacctcTGTCGTTTCGGAGAGCTCTCGGTCCGCATTGGTGGGATTTCAGGGTCCTCTTACTCCTGATAATCTCAACAAATCTTATAAAAAGGAAGAGGCAAATTCTAAACTCTTCCGCCAGGGGGCACTGGCGGGCTTCCCCAGGGCTGCTCTTCAAGAAAAAACCTGGATCCTTTTCGAGGATCCAACTTTCTTCTGAAACTGCTAAGAATGGGAAAAGTGGGGAAACTAGGCCCATCCTATTTACAGAGAACACTGCCTCGACCTGGTTGCCAGCTTTACAAACTTTGTTGATGTTATTGAAGATCTGGCAGTCCGTAAACACCTCTTGATATGCTGCCAGCTCACGCATGTATGCATACATCAGATATGAATGTGTCACAGATATATGATACAGGTTTTGtcaagtagccctggctgccctcaaGTTCACAGTTTTTCTGTCGTAGCCCTTGTGGGTTCAGGGATTACAAGCGTGGGTCATCACTCTTGGCTAACtcagtgttttaaaaatttatctctttgtgtgtgtgagtttgtgtgcacCACGTAAATTCAGGGGCTCTTAAAGGCCAAAAGGgggcgttggatcccctggaactgaggttACCAAAGTTGTACTAGGAACTGCACCAGCTCTCTCTGCAAACTCAGTAAGAGCTCTTAACCCTGGCGCCCTCTCCTTAGCCCCTAACTTGATTGATTCATTGACTGATTGACtgatgttttctgagacagggtttctctgtgtagccttggctgtcctggactcactttgtagacaaggcttaccttgaactcacagagatccacctgcctctgcctccctgagtgctgggattacatgtgccaccacacccggctgatatttttaatttgattgtgGAAACCCAGCACACCATATGGGCAGGCCTGCAAAGGTCTTTCCTGTCTGAGGGCTTTGCTGTGGCTAGTTGCTATGGTGCCTATCACACACAGAAGCCTTGGATCCAATCGCTGGCATTGCATAAGCTCCAGACATGGGCACATGTACCTGTAATGCcaacacataaaaatagaaatcacCCTTGGCAAACAGtggatgctttgttttatttttgttgttgttgtttttggctgTATATGAGTATCCTGGAAAAAAGCCACATAGTAATAATCTaatgaaaagatttttaactttacattgtgtgtgtgtgtgtgtgtctgagagagagagagagagcgagatgTGTGTGCTAGAGCATGTAGGAAGAAGTCAGATGATCACTTTTCAGAGCTGTTTGCATGGTTTGAACTCAAGTGGTCAGGTCTTGGTGGCCACtgctttcacccactgagctacTTTGCTGGCctgtaataaaataatttcttttctttctcttgggtCAGAGCCTCACTGTTCAGCTCTGGTCGTCCTGGAACACGCTGCtcaaccaggctgtcctggaagccacagagtcctgcctgccgCCAGCTCCTAATGCTGGAactacaggcgtgtgccgccactGCCCAGCCACGCTTCCTTCTCTGCCCTTATTAGGTGGCTCTGGGCTGTCAGAGGACACTTGCCACCTTCTCACTGGCTTTTCCGGAAGCAAGTAAAGGTAAGTGGCAGGATGCTCTGGTTGCAGAATTGCCCCTCCTCCAGGAAGTCCTCAGCCCCACTTCATCCTGGTCAGGTGTCTCCTCTGGACTTCTCTGTCTCAGCCATGAACCTTCTGTGTTCCCCAGGCTCAGCCACTGCTAGCTGTCACCGGTCACCCGTCTGTCTCCACAATAGACTTCAGAGAGAAGCTAAatcattcttcttcctcctcctccctgctttCCCTCTCCCCTTACCCCTTTTCGTTTCTTTGTAGCTcatggctggtctggaattccTTCTATAGCACAGGTTAACTTCAAACTTTCCACACACCTGCCTCAGATGGCCAAGTGTCGGCTCCTGCTTTTACCATGGCCCATCGGTTCCCCCCCACACACGCACAGAAGCTGAGCAATGGCTATTCGTTATGTAAATATTCCACCGTGTGTACTATTATTCTGCACCACAGACCTACAGGTAATTTGAGGGGACTGTCCAAATCATACAGTGGTGAAAAAACAGTAGGTTTGAATCTGGGCAGCTTGCCTCCCTCCCTGTCCTGTGTTCTTATCCAACATGCCCAGGGACTGGTGGGCTGAAAACCAGCTTTCCACGAAACTGATGTCTGCCCAGATTTCTTCTAGAAATCTCCGGGCGAGCATGCAGGTTGGTGGGAGGGTGAGGACTGTGGGAGAGGCGCCAGAACATCTGGACCCACGCTGATTCGAGGGGGGGAGGGGGTCTGGAGGGGCTTCCCTAGACCCATAGGGGGCAGCCGGAGACGAGAGCCAGAGATGCGGGGGCGGAGAAAGGGTGGGGACCGGCCCCGCGGGGGGCGATGCGGTAGCTGCAGCGGCGGCCGCAGGAGTTTCCCACAATGCAGCGCGGCGCGCTGTCCCCGGTGCTGATGCTCAGCGCTGCCCCGGAGCCTCCGCCGCGCCCGCCTCCCGCCCTCTCCCCGCCGGGCCCCGGCTCGGCGCCCCGCCATGGCTCGGCTCGGACGGGTCCGGCCCCAGAGCCGTCTGGGGGCCTGGCCGCAGCGCTCGACAGCAGCCTGCGGGCCGCCGTGGCGTTCAAGGCGGAGGGTCAGCGCTGCTACCGAGAGAAGAAGTTCCGAGAAGCCATTGGCAAGTACCACCGCGCGCTGCTTCAGCTGAAGGCGGCGCAGGGGGCCCGCCCCGGCGGCCTGCCCGCCCCCTCCCCCGGACCCACCAGCAGCCCGGGGCCCGCCCGCCTCAGCGAGGAGCAGCGGCGCCTGGTGGAGAACACGGAGGTTGAATGTTACGACTCCCTCACCGGTACGGCCGTCGGGGGGCACGGGTGAGACGGGTGGGCGGCGAGGGGCGATCAGGAGGCCTTGGGGCCCGGGAGTGCtggctggaggctgggggagTCAGGGCTGTGGAACTTCAGAACTTCAGAAGACAGGAGTTGGGAGTAGGTGGACAGGGCTTCTTGGGTGGAGGAGGCAGGGGCTTGGGTAATGGGCGCGGGGCTCGGCCttcccagccctccctccctgacTCCTGTTTCCCCGCCTCTGCCACGCGTGAGCCAGGCTTCCCCTGCGCTAGCTGTTTCATTCTTGCTCCTTCACTTTTGCAATTGCTTGAGAAATCTCCAGCTAATTGCCTCACACATGGCTGCCCGGCGCCCCCTGGCGGCGGCGCAGATAGCGTCTCCACTACCGGGCTTGCCGACCGGTGTCCCCTGGTGGCCGGAGCACTCCCTCGGGCCGAGGCCAGGTTGTCTGAGGGCAGGAAGCTTCCGAGCACAGGCTCTCGCACCCGCAGCTTGCCTCCTGCAGTCGGAGCTGGTCAACTACGAGCGCGTGCGCGAGTACTGTCTCAAGGTGCTGGAGAGGCGGCAGGGCAACTTCAAGGCCACCTACCGCGCCGGCGTCGCCTTCTACCACCTGGGCGACTACGCGCGCGCGCTTCGCTACCTGCAGGACGCCCGCAGCCGGGAGCCCACGGGTGAGCGGCAGGGTCAGGAGCGGCAGGGCTGGCGGCTGGGCAAGGGCACCAGGGCGGGGCCGAGCCACCCGCCTTCAGCGAAGGTCCACCACCCTGTTCCTCTGACGCTCGCCCAGCCAGTTCCTATCTTTGCAGTACTGGGGACTGAGCCCAGCCCAGTACCAACTCGGCTACATCCCTGACCCCCTGAGCCACTCGCCCATAGACGCGACCGTTCACTCCCTCCCGGCCACAGTCCTCAGCCCTGCGCTCATCTGCTCAGAACGCTTGTTTTCTGCCCTTGGGCGCTCCTGTGTCCACGTGTGTGTAGACACAgcgcggcggggggggg is a genomic window containing:
- the Ttc9b gene encoding tetratricopeptide repeat protein 9B; this translates as MQRGALSPVLMLSAAPEPPPRPPPALSPPGPGSAPRHGSARTGPAPEPSGGLAAALDSSLRAAVAFKAEGQRCYREKKFREAIGKYHRALLQLKAAQGARPGGLPAPSPGPTSSPGPARLSEEQRRLVENTEVECYDSLTACLLQSELVNYERVREYCLKVLERRQGNFKATYRAGVAFYHLGDYARALRYLQDARSREPTDTNVLRYIQLTQLKMNRCSLQREDSDSGTGGPAPNVMG